A portion of the Sphaerochaeta pleomorpha str. Grapes genome contains these proteins:
- a CDS encoding PocR ligand-binding domain-containing protein → MQETQQIFFDPEVKQLIDSFSYCFGVKITLYSPLVEEWLVGAFLKSSDYCTLLQKGLHYRPRCLAQDKLMCERCKRLGKLTVYRCHGGLNEAVMPIERDGMTIGYAMLGQFRTLEHAPAQLLGEWTSSGLEEKDFISAYMARPYFEEETLSRMLHLFTMLINFVSSSSYVKLWQPQLVEKVIQYLDEHMQEPSNLTVVARAVDRSESAVSHAIKQKFGVSFKQLATVRKIQRFESLLNKNPLLQINEASLLVGFPDQLYFSRVYRKFRNCTPSQYIKTLHSKELNGELLSFG, encoded by the coding sequence ATGCAGGAAACCCAACAGATATTCTTTGACCCAGAGGTCAAACAGCTCATAGACAGTTTTTCGTATTGCTTTGGGGTCAAGATTACCCTGTATTCCCCCTTGGTCGAGGAATGGTTGGTCGGGGCTTTCTTGAAGTCCAGTGACTATTGCACACTCTTACAGAAAGGATTGCATTATCGTCCCAGATGCCTTGCCCAGGATAAGTTGATGTGCGAGCGTTGCAAGCGGTTGGGAAAACTTACAGTGTATCGCTGCCATGGGGGACTCAATGAGGCTGTCATGCCGATTGAACGTGACGGGATGACAATCGGATATGCCATGCTCGGCCAGTTTAGGACCCTTGAGCATGCCCCTGCCCAGTTGCTTGGTGAGTGGACCAGCTCAGGCCTTGAGGAAAAGGATTTTATTTCTGCCTACATGGCCCGACCATATTTCGAGGAGGAGACGCTTTCAAGGATGCTGCATCTTTTTACCATGCTCATCAACTTTGTCTCATCCTCTTCCTATGTCAAACTCTGGCAACCGCAACTAGTGGAAAAAGTCATCCAATATCTGGATGAGCATATGCAGGAACCAAGCAACCTTACTGTCGTTGCCAGAGCCGTCGACCGAAGTGAATCGGCAGTGTCTCATGCCATCAAACAGAAGTTCGGCGTCTCATTCAAACAACTGGCCACGGTGAGGAAGATTCAGCGCTTCGAAAGCCTTCTGAACAAAAACCCTTTGCTTCAGATCAATGAGGCTTCCCTGCTTGTCGGATTTCCCGACCAGCTCTATTTCTCCCGGGTTTACCGAAAGTTCAGGAACTGCACCCCCTCGCAATATATCAAGACTCTTCACAGCAAGGAACTCAACGGGGAATTGCTCTCCTTTGGGTAG
- a CDS encoding phosphotransferase enzyme family protein, which translates to MQANERVLEIIGQFAIDGVILNLKSNTEGHINSTFISTFKNGDKLEKYTHQMVNGVVFPHPEQVMENIQAITSHIRNKLEEQKADQIDKRCLQLIPTKSGAFFTKDREGRLWRTYRYIDGVRTFSVLSDAVDAYLLGGAIGTFALQLSDFDGGKLHVTIPDFHDMGVRYKQLDTAIEENKAGRMHSVSKEIAFLMENRERGMVLIDALKNGELPLRVTHNDTKMNNVLFSEQNGEALCVIDLDTVMSGTCLFDTGDMIRTGACTAKEDETDLAKVRFNITLFQSMVQGYFEKAEKFLTPKETSLIAESGRNITQIMAVRFLTDYLNGDIYYHIDRPSHNLERARTQIALMQDMDRQWGAITTFIKDLTV; encoded by the coding sequence ATGCAAGCAAACGAAAGAGTACTGGAAATCATTGGACAATTTGCTATCGATGGAGTTATCCTCAATCTCAAGAGCAACACCGAAGGGCATATCAATAGTACCTTTATCTCGACATTTAAAAATGGAGATAAACTGGAAAAATATACCCATCAGATGGTGAATGGTGTAGTATTCCCGCACCCAGAACAAGTAATGGAAAATATTCAGGCTATTACCAGCCATATAAGAAACAAACTGGAAGAACAAAAAGCCGACCAAATAGATAAGCGCTGTCTCCAGCTCATCCCTACCAAGTCAGGTGCTTTCTTTACAAAAGACCGTGAGGGAAGGCTATGGCGAACCTATCGCTATATCGATGGGGTTCGGACCTTCAGTGTTCTGTCTGATGCGGTTGATGCATATCTACTCGGTGGTGCCATTGGTACTTTTGCTCTCCAGCTTTCTGATTTTGATGGCGGAAAACTCCATGTCACTATTCCCGATTTCCATGATATGGGAGTGCGTTACAAACAACTCGATACAGCTATTGAAGAGAACAAAGCAGGCAGAATGCATTCGGTTTCCAAAGAGATTGCCTTCCTCATGGAAAACAGGGAACGCGGCATGGTTCTCATCGATGCGCTGAAAAACGGGGAACTTCCCCTGAGGGTGACCCACAATGATACCAAAATGAACAATGTCCTGTTCAGCGAACAGAACGGCGAGGCTTTGTGTGTCATCGATCTCGATACGGTTATGAGTGGTACCTGTCTGTTCGATACCGGCGACATGATCAGGACCGGAGCCTGCACGGCAAAGGAAGATGAAACGGACCTGGCAAAAGTTCGCTTCAATATCACGCTGTTCCAGTCTATGGTCCAAGGTTATTTCGAGAAAGCAGAGAAGTTTCTCACTCCAAAGGAAACAAGTCTCATTGCAGAGTCGGGCAGGAACATTACCCAGATTATGGCAGTAAGGTTTTTGACCGACTATCTCAACGGCGACATCTATTATCACATTGACAGGCCAAGTCACAACCTTGAGCGCGCCCGCACCCAGATTGCGCTCATGCAGGACATGGACAGACAATGGGGTGCCATTACTACATTCATCAAAGACCTGACCGTATAG
- a CDS encoding ABC transporter substrate-binding protein: MRKTVKIALTALLLMSFCAGNIFAGGAKEETSTQEQKKIVYWSMWNQTEPQGMVIEEAIKDFEVKNPGVKVEINWCGREIRKTLQPALDNGQAIDLWDEDTERVVKTWGDYAISLDDYVTKAWPGTDGKPYEDAVMKSLLTQARAYSKDGKTLMAVTYQPFVFAFMYNKDHFAKAGITTAPQTWAEFTEACAKLKKAGFVPLTTDDAYVDTLMGYYLARAKGYQWVQALVTDKTGAMWDDPVVLQMAKAFEDLAKKGYFSETVGANKWPSGQQDIANGTVSMYLNGTWLVNEIMGTTGPDFPWGTFSFPTVPNGTDNITCANYGGQAFQISKNSKYPDVVFALITHLTTGEWDKQLAQQSYGVPVGGTTDWPVQLSEAKDLFTNLTTCYPWAAGIETETNKTPLIIEAFTKLISGQYTAEQFVTAVKK; the protein is encoded by the coding sequence ATGCGAAAAACAGTGAAAATTGCTCTGACTGCGTTGTTGCTCATGTCCTTCTGTGCCGGAAACATTTTTGCCGGAGGCGCCAAAGAGGAGACGTCGACACAGGAACAAAAGAAAATTGTATATTGGTCGATGTGGAACCAGACAGAGCCACAGGGCATGGTAATTGAAGAGGCTATCAAAGATTTCGAGGTAAAGAACCCTGGGGTAAAAGTCGAGATCAACTGGTGTGGAAGGGAAATCCGGAAAACGTTGCAACCAGCCCTTGATAATGGACAGGCAATCGACCTCTGGGACGAGGATACCGAACGTGTCGTGAAAACCTGGGGAGATTATGCAATTTCCTTGGACGATTATGTAACCAAGGCATGGCCGGGAACCGACGGCAAGCCGTATGAGGATGCAGTCATGAAATCTTTGCTTACCCAGGCTCGCGCCTATAGCAAAGACGGCAAGACTTTGATGGCAGTAACCTACCAGCCATTTGTATTTGCGTTCATGTACAATAAGGACCATTTTGCAAAGGCAGGAATCACAACAGCCCCCCAAACCTGGGCAGAATTCACCGAGGCTTGTGCAAAACTGAAAAAAGCAGGTTTTGTACCGCTCACCACCGATGATGCCTATGTCGACACCCTTATGGGATACTACCTTGCACGTGCAAAGGGCTACCAGTGGGTACAGGCTTTGGTCACAGATAAAACTGGTGCCATGTGGGATGACCCTGTAGTATTGCAGATGGCAAAGGCATTCGAGGATTTAGCCAAGAAAGGCTATTTCTCAGAGACCGTTGGCGCCAATAAATGGCCTTCAGGTCAGCAGGATATTGCAAACGGTACCGTTTCGATGTATCTCAACGGAACCTGGCTTGTCAATGAAATCATGGGCACTACCGGTCCTGACTTCCCTTGGGGAACCTTCAGTTTCCCTACAGTTCCAAATGGAACCGACAATATTACCTGCGCAAACTATGGCGGCCAGGCTTTCCAGATCAGCAAGAACAGCAAGTATCCTGATGTTGTCTTTGCCCTTATCACCCATCTGACTACAGGCGAATGGGACAAACAGCTTGCCCAGCAGTCATATGGAGTGCCTGTAGGGGGAACCACCGATTGGCCTGTGCAACTTTCTGAAGCCAAAGATTTGTTCACCAACCTCACAACATGCTATCCTTGGGCAGCAGGTATTGAGACCGAGACAAACAAGACTCCTCTTATTATCGAAGCTTTCACCAAGCTGATCAGTGGCCAATACACTGCCGAACAGTTTGTCACAGCAGTAAAAAAATAA
- a CDS encoding carbohydrate ABC transporter permease: MKRSKTMLAVFLAPAILSYLIVFLYPTLRTVFMSLFDVGNITDAIAKWQFVGIENYKTLFGESLFKASLRNIGGIWLYGGIGVFLIAIFFSVTLTSGVKHKSFYRAVIYLPNVISAVAMGTMWIHYVFNARYGLFKTFFAFLHMNKLAAFQWTAPDNIFAALTLAYSFGMVGYFVLIFMAGIEKIPADYYEAATIEGANTWKKFSNITYPLLKDVLRTNIVLWTISIVGFFVWSQVFSPLTPDMGTVTPMVYMYQSVFGANTVVTSRNVGAGAAVGVILAAMVIISFICTNVIFKNDDLEY, from the coding sequence ATGAAACGAAGCAAAACCATGCTTGCGGTCTTCTTGGCCCCTGCGATCCTCTCTTACCTAATCGTGTTTCTCTATCCTACCCTCAGGACGGTATTCATGAGCCTCTTTGACGTAGGCAATATAACCGATGCCATAGCGAAATGGCAATTTGTAGGGATAGAGAACTATAAGACACTCTTTGGGGAAAGCCTGTTCAAGGCATCTTTGAGGAACATCGGGGGAATCTGGCTTTATGGTGGTATCGGGGTGTTCCTGATAGCTATTTTCTTTTCTGTAACCCTTACGTCCGGAGTAAAACATAAGTCTTTCTACAGGGCAGTGATTTATCTTCCGAACGTCATTTCCGCAGTAGCCATGGGCACGATGTGGATCCACTATGTATTCAATGCCCGCTATGGTCTTTTCAAGACATTTTTCGCATTCTTGCATATGAATAAACTGGCAGCTTTCCAATGGACAGCCCCTGATAATATTTTCGCAGCCCTTACCTTGGCCTATAGCTTTGGGATGGTCGGGTATTTCGTCTTGATTTTCATGGCTGGCATAGAGAAGATTCCTGCCGACTATTATGAGGCGGCTACCATCGAAGGGGCAAACACCTGGAAAAAATTCTCCAATATTACCTATCCCTTGCTCAAGGATGTACTCAGGACGAACATCGTGCTCTGGACCATCAGCATCGTAGGATTCTTCGTATGGTCACAGGTTTTCAGCCCCTTGACCCCTGACATGGGAACAGTTACTCCGATGGTTTACATGTACCAGAGTGTTTTCGGGGCAAATACGGTGGTAACAAGCCGCAATGTCGGCGCAGGTGCTGCTGTTGGCGTAATTTTGGCCGCTATGGTTATCATCTCGTTTATCTGTACGAATGTCATTTTCAAGAATGATGACCTTGAGTACTAG
- a CDS encoding carbohydrate ABC transporter permease: MKNANKHFTKVGMVLIILWCIFTFVLVGWIVAASLSTTKGIFSNKIFSSGFHPQNYLTALVKHKVGRYFINSIIYTGFSIVGIILVAAPAAYVLARFRFKANMPLQNMFMTALGIPAIMIILPLFGMFTKLQLTNSRTSLVVLYICLNVPFTIFFLISFFKNISTSFEEAAAIDGCGPMRTFWSIIFPLAQSGIITVSIFNFITVWNEYFIALIFANKTELRPVAVGLYSMVQSMRYIGDWAGMFAAVVIVFLPTFIIYLFLSEKIIAGVTGGAIKG; encoded by the coding sequence ATGAAAAACGCAAACAAGCACTTTACGAAAGTCGGCATGGTACTCATTATCCTTTGGTGTATTTTTACGTTTGTTTTGGTAGGTTGGATTGTCGCAGCATCACTGTCCACCACTAAAGGGATCTTTTCCAATAAGATCTTCTCTAGCGGTTTTCACCCCCAGAACTATCTTACTGCCTTGGTAAAGCACAAGGTTGGAAGATATTTCATCAACTCCATCATCTATACCGGGTTTTCCATCGTAGGGATCATTCTGGTTGCAGCCCCAGCGGCGTATGTGCTGGCTAGATTCCGGTTCAAAGCAAACATGCCTTTGCAAAACATGTTCATGACGGCCTTGGGAATCCCAGCCATCATGATCATCCTCCCCTTGTTTGGCATGTTCACAAAGCTGCAGTTAACCAATTCAAGGACCTCTTTGGTTGTCCTGTATATCTGCCTCAACGTGCCATTCACAATCTTCTTTCTAATCAGTTTCTTCAAGAATATCTCAACATCATTTGAAGAAGCAGCTGCAATCGATGGATGTGGTCCTATGCGTACGTTCTGGTCAATCATTTTTCCCTTGGCCCAGAGCGGAATCATTACGGTAAGCATCTTCAATTTCATTACCGTATGGAACGAATACTTCATTGCCTTGATCTTTGCAAACAAAACCGAACTCAGACCGGTAGCGGTCGGACTCTATTCCATGGTTCAGTCGATGCGCTATATCGGGGACTGGGCAGGAATGTTCGCAGCAGTTGTCATAGTTTTCCTGCCTACCTTTATTATTTACCTTTTCCTCTCGGAAAAAATTATAGCCGGGGTTACCGGAGGAGCAATCAAAGGATGA
- a CDS encoding DUF5107 domain-containing protein, producing the protein MITKGFYTVKAALNKGENPLPHFRDKNHDLTVITRAPFPKEYAKNLGQNCGKRVLPYYIQDRYDRTLTITDIPSILLENQYLKATVLPTLGGRLISLYDKTEQKELLFNTSTIQTANLANRDAWFAGGIEWNFGQYGHAFSSNSPVYCAKQVDAEGNEFLRLYEFERCIGVYWKIDLHLKDRFLYAHMAVHNLSTSDTSLYYWTNVALKQTKKTRVFASEGEVIYIDPFVPKGMKGYGFGELPYLEILSDTDVSYPANFPYSNEYFFTCDHSQVPWEATIQEDGSSFFDASTANLAFRKMFCWGNGWGGKHWQEYLSPEGGEYFEAQAGLAPSQLHGLTLPKQTTYTWTQCFGSLGNKAKIEQVKAIESWKEARDTIQTVLTSLVDRNKLKQYESIFEKESEKATGELLCIGSGWGYLENLRAQTPLPKGMRFIPEADLQVWENFIHTGILETKAKPSLPFSCPPLTWYPLLKDSPSAAYYAGILALELEQEDEAEKYWKNKSDGFSLRNLAILEVRRGNSKEALQLYRLASKSKEYNLDRAIAEEFIRLLVKEQFFQEAKLAYEQLPEAWKTESDSLAIDQAWIACHEQDAQTLGEILLRPWHAVREGETPFKELWFEWKAILYSKEHNQILDDSIREKIMNELTLPQKFDFNMVM; encoded by the coding sequence ATGATCACCAAGGGTTTCTATACAGTCAAGGCGGCACTCAACAAGGGAGAAAACCCTTTGCCCCATTTCAGGGATAAGAATCACGACCTCACCGTTATCACCAGAGCCCCCTTTCCCAAAGAGTATGCCAAGAATCTTGGTCAGAATTGCGGGAAACGAGTTCTGCCCTATTATATCCAGGACCGTTACGACAGAACCCTAACGATAACAGATATCCCCTCTATCCTACTGGAAAACCAATACCTGAAGGCAACGGTTCTTCCCACCTTGGGTGGACGATTGATCAGCTTGTATGACAAAACAGAACAAAAGGAACTGTTGTTCAACACCTCTACCATACAGACGGCAAACCTTGCCAATCGTGATGCTTGGTTTGCCGGTGGAATTGAGTGGAACTTTGGACAGTATGGGCATGCTTTTTCGAGTAACAGTCCTGTCTACTGTGCAAAGCAGGTAGATGCAGAAGGCAATGAGTTCTTGCGTCTCTATGAATTTGAACGATGCATAGGTGTCTATTGGAAGATAGATTTGCACCTTAAGGACAGGTTTCTCTACGCCCACATGGCTGTCCACAACCTATCCACAAGCGACACCTCTCTCTATTACTGGACTAACGTAGCATTGAAACAAACAAAAAAGACCCGCGTCTTTGCAAGCGAGGGAGAAGTCATCTATATCGACCCCTTCGTACCCAAAGGGATGAAAGGCTATGGTTTCGGAGAACTTCCTTATCTGGAAATCCTTTCGGACACTGATGTATCCTACCCTGCAAACTTCCCCTACTCCAATGAATATTTCTTCACCTGTGACCATAGCCAGGTTCCCTGGGAGGCAACCATCCAAGAAGATGGTTCTTCCTTCTTCGATGCCTCCACTGCAAACCTTGCATTCAGGAAGATGTTCTGCTGGGGTAATGGCTGGGGAGGCAAACACTGGCAGGAATATCTTTCCCCCGAGGGTGGAGAATATTTCGAGGCCCAGGCGGGATTGGCTCCCAGCCAGCTCCATGGCTTGACCTTGCCAAAACAAACTACCTATACATGGACCCAGTGTTTCGGTTCACTCGGCAACAAAGCCAAGATCGAACAGGTCAAGGCTATCGAATCGTGGAAAGAAGCCAGGGATACTATCCAGACAGTCCTTACATCCCTAGTAGACAGAAACAAACTCAAGCAGTATGAGAGCATCTTTGAAAAGGAAAGCGAAAAAGCTACAGGAGAGTTGCTCTGTATCGGAAGCGGTTGGGGGTACCTCGAAAACCTCAGGGCACAAACACCTTTGCCCAAAGGCATGCGCTTCATCCCTGAAGCCGACCTACAGGTCTGGGAGAATTTCATCCATACAGGGATCTTAGAAACCAAGGCAAAACCAAGCCTTCCCTTTTCCTGTCCTCCCCTCACGTGGTATCCATTGCTCAAAGACAGCCCTTCTGCAGCATATTATGCAGGAATCCTTGCCCTTGAACTGGAACAAGAGGATGAAGCCGAGAAATATTGGAAAAACAAATCGGATGGATTTTCCTTAAGAAACCTTGCTATTCTCGAGGTAAGGAGAGGGAATAGTAAAGAGGCATTGCAACTGTACCGCTTAGCCAGTAAAAGCAAGGAATACAACCTAGACCGTGCAATAGCCGAAGAATTCATCAGACTGCTGGTCAAAGAGCAGTTTTTCCAAGAAGCAAAGCTGGCATACGAACAGCTTCCAGAAGCATGGAAAACAGAAAGCGACTCCCTTGCAATCGACCAGGCGTGGATTGCTTGTCATGAACAGGATGCACAAACGCTGGGGGAAATCCTTTTGCGTCCCTGGCATGCAGTAAGGGAAGGTGAGACACCGTTCAAAGAACTCTGGTTTGAATGGAAAGCGATTCTTTACAGCAAAGAGCATAACCAGATTCTTGACGACTCGATCAGGGAGAAAATCATGAACGAGCTGACACTTCCGCAAAAGTTCGACTTCAATATGGTGATGTAA
- a CDS encoding AGE family epimerase/isomerase — MDKTFNSLAKEYKDMLVDNVLPFWMEHGFDPIHGGMYTGLDRDGSILESDKSVWFQGRALWVFASTYLTIEKREAFKEVCDSLVAFIEDHCFDPQDGRMYFRVTKDGKPVIKRSRYIFSETFAIIGFAAYSRAFGKKDYADKAYALFQKVLKSLETPGLLIPKFNQENAPSKGFGVPMILLNTAQELREACPEHKEDLTKFIDGLLKEITTYFVRPERKLVVEQCAPDGTLQLDHIEGRMLNPGHAIEGSWFIMREAKYRDNDPKLIELGTTMLDWMWDIGWDKEYGGIIYFRDALGKSGSEYWHDMKFWWPQCEASIANLMAYSLTGEETYLEHFKIVDAYEKNHFLDEELGEWYGYFHRDGTLSTPLKGNMYKGPFHIPRMYMVCSQLLEELGKLQQKV, encoded by the coding sequence ATGGATAAAACGTTTAATTCATTAGCGAAAGAATACAAGGACATGCTTGTCGATAACGTGCTTCCTTTTTGGATGGAACATGGATTCGACCCGATTCATGGTGGCATGTATACTGGGCTCGACCGGGATGGTTCCATCCTCGAGAGTGATAAATCCGTATGGTTTCAAGGCCGTGCCCTGTGGGTATTTGCCTCCACCTATCTGACAATCGAAAAGAGAGAAGCCTTTAAAGAGGTCTGTGATTCCCTTGTTGCCTTCATCGAAGACCATTGCTTCGATCCGCAAGACGGAAGAATGTATTTCAGGGTGACCAAGGATGGAAAGCCGGTAATTAAGCGCTCTCGCTATATTTTCAGCGAGACCTTCGCCATTATCGGGTTTGCCGCATATAGCAGGGCCTTTGGCAAGAAAGACTATGCAGATAAAGCCTATGCTTTGTTCCAGAAGGTGCTGAAGTCACTGGAAACCCCTGGCTTGCTCATACCCAAATTCAACCAGGAAAATGCACCATCGAAGGGTTTCGGCGTCCCTATGATCCTGCTCAACACTGCACAGGAACTGCGTGAGGCCTGCCCTGAGCACAAAGAAGATCTTACAAAATTCATCGATGGATTGCTCAAAGAAATAACCACGTATTTTGTGCGCCCTGAAAGGAAACTGGTAGTTGAGCAGTGTGCCCCTGACGGGACGCTGCAACTGGATCATATAGAAGGAAGGATGCTTAACCCTGGGCATGCCATCGAGGGTTCCTGGTTTATCATGCGTGAGGCAAAGTACAGGGACAATGATCCAAAACTTATAGAGCTTGGCACTACGATGCTCGATTGGATGTGGGATATCGGCTGGGACAAAGAGTATGGCGGGATAATCTACTTCCGAGATGCCTTGGGAAAAAGTGGAAGCGAGTACTGGCATGACATGAAATTCTGGTGGCCCCAGTGCGAAGCGTCCATTGCAAATCTGATGGCCTATTCCCTCACAGGGGAAGAAACCTACCTTGAGCATTTCAAAATAGTCGATGCATATGAGAAGAACCACTTCCTTGATGAGGAACTGGGTGAATGGTACGGCTATTTCCACCGCGACGGTACGCTTTCCACCCCCCTGAAGGGTAATATGTACAAAGGCCCATTCCATATTCCCCGCATGTATATGGTCTGTTCCCAGTTACTGGAAGAATTGGGAAAGTTGCAGCAGAAGGTGTGA
- a CDS encoding GntR family transcriptional regulator, with translation MISHEKAVENLRDGLAESTLHHSKKKKSLANEVYSILLAMLINKELPPGTVLNRRDIAKQLGVSVAPVLEAVIQLELEGYFVTIPRKGTIVAPFGLREIYEHLIVREALECQAARIYCGKPIRDNYETLLVKAAMLDSTFVNGQGNWNLEYDFHESLVKLSESKMLINEFSRMIRLGTFYSMYHIYSTPGKERILKNHHELLAQLSQDDPDRAAKAVREHLWTTKVMLIQEFKTSGLAVPGMDVC, from the coding sequence TTGATTTCTCATGAGAAAGCTGTAGAGAACCTTCGTGATGGCCTTGCAGAGTCAACACTACATCATAGCAAGAAAAAAAAATCCCTTGCAAATGAAGTGTATTCAATTCTGTTGGCAATGCTGATCAACAAGGAATTGCCACCCGGTACGGTTCTTAACCGTCGGGATATTGCAAAACAGTTGGGGGTTAGCGTGGCGCCTGTCCTTGAAGCCGTAATCCAATTGGAGCTGGAAGGATATTTTGTCACCATCCCCCGTAAGGGTACTATCGTGGCTCCTTTCGGGCTTCGGGAAATCTATGAGCATCTGATTGTCCGTGAGGCTTTGGAATGCCAGGCTGCAAGAATTTATTGCGGAAAACCCATCAGGGATAATTACGAAACCTTATTGGTCAAAGCTGCCATGCTCGATTCTACTTTCGTGAATGGACAGGGGAACTGGAATCTGGAATATGATTTCCATGAAAGCCTGGTAAAATTATCTGAAAGCAAGATGCTCATCAACGAATTTTCCCGGATGATCAGGTTGGGGACGTTCTATAGCATGTATCATATCTACTCGACTCCTGGCAAAGAACGAATTTTGAAAAACCATCATGAGTTGCTTGCCCAGCTATCCCAGGATGATCCTGATCGAGCAGCAAAAGCTGTCAGGGAGCATTTATGGACAACCAAGGTGATGTTGATACAAGAATTCAAAACAAGCGGGCTAGCTGTTCCTGGGATGGATGTTTGCTAG
- a CDS encoding dihydrodipicolinate synthase family protein, producing the protein MSSINLQGIKGVIPAMMTCFDESGAFDEKRQRDLTRFLLSKNIDGLYLTGSTGETFLMSSDERKKVVEVVIDEVAHKIPVIVHVGDIGTDKSIDLARHAYKMGADAISSVPPFYFKFSSDEIVSYYQDISESVPLPMIVYNIALAGLVDFNTIKRLAKIENVKGIKYTATSHYEILRIKEEIGKDFMVYSGCDEMAMSGLAFGSDGIIGSFYNVIPELFIQIVQAERENDIKKARSLQISADAIIFFVLEHSFFASMKKMLSWIGHDAGFARKPFAPLTAEAEEDLRRGLKEIRDRYHITGVEVLENL; encoded by the coding sequence ATGAGTAGTATAAATTTACAGGGGATTAAGGGCGTTATTCCAGCAATGATGACATGTTTTGACGAGAGTGGGGCATTTGATGAAAAAAGGCAGCGTGACCTTACCAGATTTCTCTTGTCAAAGAATATCGATGGCTTGTATTTGACCGGAAGCACGGGGGAAACCTTCCTAATGTCTTCGGATGAACGCAAGAAAGTCGTTGAAGTTGTCATTGACGAGGTAGCACATAAAATCCCCGTCATTGTCCATGTAGGGGATATCGGCACCGATAAGTCGATTGATTTGGCTCGGCATGCATATAAAATGGGTGCAGATGCAATTTCATCTGTTCCCCCATTTTACTTCAAGTTTTCCAGTGATGAGATTGTGAGCTATTACCAGGATATAAGCGAGAGCGTACCGCTTCCTATGATTGTCTACAATATCGCCCTTGCCGGACTGGTCGATTTCAATACGATCAAACGTCTGGCAAAGATCGAGAATGTGAAAGGTATCAAGTACACGGCAACCTCCCATTATGAGATACTACGGATCAAGGAAGAAATAGGAAAAGATTTCATGGTCTATTCTGGGTGTGACGAAATGGCAATGTCGGGGCTTGCTTTCGGGTCAGATGGAATCATCGGTTCCTTTTACAATGTAATTCCTGAACTTTTCATTCAGATTGTACAAGCCGAAAGGGAAAATGATATCAAGAAAGCCAGGTCTTTGCAGATCAGTGCCGATGCAATCATTTTCTTTGTCCTTGAACATTCATTCTTTGCCAGCATGAAGAAAATGCTTTCTTGGATTGGCCATGATGCAGGATTTGCCAGAAAACCTTTTGCTCCGCTCACAGCTGAAGCAGAAGAAGATCTGAGAAGAGGTTTGAAGGAAATCAGGGACAGATATCATATTACCGGTGTTGAGGTTCTCGAAAATCTCTAG